In the Brettanomyces nanus chromosome 1, complete sequence genome, GTTTACAGGCAAGCCTCTCTTTCCCGGATCGTCGAACGAAGACCaattgatgaagattttTAGAATTATGGGTACTCCAAATGAAAGAACGTGGCCTGGAGTTTCCAGTTATCCTAATTACAAGTCAAATTTTGATGTGTTCATTCCTCAGGATTTAAGGATTCTGATTCCAAGTCTTGACAATGTGGCTCTAAATCTTTTACAAGGATTACTCCAAATGAGACCCGACATGCGATTTAGTGCTAGGCAGGCTTTGAACCATCCTTGGATGGATGAGTATAATAGGGGAGGTAAATCTCCATTCGATGTATTCCAGAGACAGCAACAACCTCAACAGTCACAAGCACATAACTCACAAGACCCCCAGAACATACAGAACATTCAGAACCCACAGAATCTAGAAAACCCACAGAATCCAGAGAACCCTCAACAACAGCCACtccaacagcagcaacttcaacaacaacagcttCAAAGtaatcaacaacaacaacaacaacaacaacagcaacaaacTCAGGCTTACGGTTATCAGATGTAATATATTACATAACTTGATCTATTTCTATCTATATTAACTATTGAGAGCTTCCCGCCAAAACGTTAATCACCTGAGGGCCGGGTCCTAGGCCTGCGTACTTCTCAAGCATTCTAACACAATCTAATCTCTTGGTATCCATTATGCGGGACCAAAaatattcatcttcttctaatGATGCGCTAGCAGCAAACTGAAGTAGGTATCTACACCACTTTTTATCTGTGTTAAAAAGGATGCAAAGAATGAGGTCATTATCCTGAAATACTGGCGGTTTGTTACCAGTCTGTCGCTTCAAGAACCCTTTGACTTCCTTGAGTGTTATCTTCCCAAATGCAGAATCTGTTTTCAATATTTCTTTGGAAGCCGAAGTATTTAGCTCTAATAGAAACCATAACATACTTTCGAGATTTCCATTGAATACATGATCTCTATGCAATACATCTCTGAGAATCTGCAGTTTTTCGTTATATCCACCGGTCATGATGCGGTCCACATTCTTGGGCCTACTTGAATCATAAAAGGGCAGATCGATTCGAGTCTCGTTGATATATTTTGCGATCAGCTTATCCTTATCTATCCTCTGTGAACTAGTAAAATTATTTTGATAGGCTTCCTGTAACTGGCCTCGCAAATTGGCTAAGGATTTGGAGacttcctccttcaatgcAActatttctttctttggtaaGATGGCATCCGCGTGAAATTCACGGAATACATCATGTCTAATATATGGTTGGTTGAAAGCTTCAACATCCATAACCACTATTATGTCCTTGAATGTATACTCACCActatatcttctttttcttttcaatatcttcgTATTCTTTGCAATCTCTTCTAAAGTCATCGCCAAAGAGTTTTTCACATGTTCCGTGTCCGTCAGAGTATTAGACTGTAATGAAGAATCGATGCAAGCAACACATGTCATTCTATAGAGGTAATAATAATCAATAAACAATCTTAATAGATGTTTATAATGTAGATCAAccaaatcaaagaagaatctatCAACCAACTTGATTCCGTTGATATTTCCAGACATGGCAATTATCTTTAAGAGAATTTCCAGAGGAAGCAATGAAAGGGTGAGAAGTCGATGCTTATGATGACTTTCTTGTCTATTAAGGGAATCTATCTTGTTCCTCTTGCGTCTTTCAGACCCCTGCCTTGCACTCCGAATGTCCATAGTGCTGCTGAATACTCTATTAAATTCATAATTCCTCCTGGGTACCACCTGCAATTGATAGTTATAAGGCAGGGCAGATATGGATGCAGGCTGAATATATTCACCACTATCATTGTTGGTCTTCGTTCGACGTTTACGATAGTTTCGCATAGGGCGTACCTCGGAATAGTTGAGGACAATCCCAGGGATAGCAAACCCCATTGCTTAAATGGGtagataagaagaagatgagttaagaggaaaaaaacatataaagtgaaaagtcTAATGATTCACGACTATTCTGAAATTCGAAATTTGATCCTTTTAGGATAATCTATTAAATTTATCTACatacttcttctgatttAGAGCTTGGTATATTTTATTGGTATTCCTCCGGTACCAAGTAATGCGGCAACTTTGATGGGATCTGGATGATCTATAACGACATGAATATGAGGAATGGTTCTGATACTCTGTAGCGCAGCGTAGTTCTTGAACCAGAGGACACGATCCTTGGTCAATCCGAGACCTTTCACAAATGTCTGATTCACGTACTTTTCGACTAACTGCTTGTTCTCTTCGGAAATATCACCTATTTCGCTGTGAGGATCTGGcggaaaaggaaattttAGCCATACACAAAGATGTATTAAACCCTCTTCCAGATAGTAGGGGAACATGTTAGGCACGATAGTcaaatcttcaacattGGAAAAAGGACGGTTATCTGAGGCATGGATCATCGGTAAGAT is a window encoding:
- a CDS encoding uncharacterized protein (EggNog:ENOG41), with the protein product MLVGRTPFSMEDLHALVDKGDIARLFRSPSCYKKYQKFKVLLESSHIDLTTNIVVTQLKWLPTSIDLTSPSSEILPMIHASDNRPFSNVEDLTIVPNMFPYYLEEGLIHLCVWLKFPFPPDPHSEIGDISEENKQLVEKYVNQTFVKGLGLTKDRVLWFKNYAALQSIRTIPHIHVVIDHPDPIKVAALLGTGGIPIKYTKL